AGAAAGAGCGTTATAAAGTGCCTTACGGTGCAATATTAAACCGTGGCGATGCTGATGCAGTAACCGCTGGTGATGTGGTAGCTAACTGGGATCCGCATACGCATCCAATTATCACAGAAGCTGCAGGTAAAGTTCAGTTCCAAGACATGATTGAAGGTGTGACTATTACTCGTCAAACAGATGAGTTAACTGGTCTTTCTTCTATTGTGGTTATTGATGCTAAAGAACGCAGTACCGCTGGTAAGGACATGCGTCCAGCTATTCGTTTAGTTGATGCTAATGGCGATGACTTAATGATCCCAGGTACTGAAGTGACAGCACTTTATTACTTACCTGGTAACGCACTTGTTAACCTTGAAGATGGTGCGGAAGTGGGTGTGGGTGATGCATTAGCACGTATACCACAAGAAAGCTCGAAAACACGTGATATTACCGGTGGTCTTCCACGAGTTGCTGACTTATTCGAAGCGCGTAAGCCAAAAGATCCAGCTATCTTAGCTGAGATTTCAGGTACGATCAGCTTTGGTAAAGAGACTAAAGGTAAGAAGCGTTTAGTTATCACACCTACCGATGGTTCTGCTCCGCATGAAGAGATGATCCCTAAATGGCGTCAACTTAACGTGTTCGAAGGTGAGAACGTTGAAAAGGGTGAAGTTATCGCTGATGGCCCTGAGTCATCACATGATATCTTACGTTTACGTGGTATTGATGCTGCTGCTAACTATATCGTTAATGAAGTACAAGACGTATACCGTTTACAAGGTGTAAAAATTAACGATAAGCACATCGAAGTTATCATTCGTCAGATGCTACGTAAGTGTACTATCTTGACTGCTGGCGATACTGATTTCTTAGAAGGTGAAACGGCTGAAGTGGCTCGCGTTAAGATCGCTAACCGCGAACTTGAAGCGCAAGGTAAGATCCCAGCAACGTTTGAATACCAACTGTTAGGTATTACTAAAGCGTCACTTTCAACAGAATCGTTTATCTCTGCTGCTTCATTCCAAGAAACAACACGTGTTCTTACTGAAGCTGCGGTAAGTGGTAAGCGTGATGAATTACGTGGCCTTAAAGAGAACGTAATTGTTGGTCGCTTAATCCCTGCAGGTACAGGTTTTGCGTATCATCAGAAGCGTGCTCAAGAGCGTCAAGTTGATGTTGAAGAAGTTGTAGAGCCGCAAGTGACTGCCGATGAAGCCGAAAGTGCACTAATTGATGCATTAAATGCGGATTTATCAGATGACAATATTGGCAATATCTAATCTTGCCGATAGGTTAAGGGTCTAAAACCCTTACTTAAAGTACAAAAAGAAGCCGTTAAGTGAAAAACTTAGCGGCTTTTTTATTGGATCATTGACAGTTTAATCCTTGACCATTAGAATTCCGCGTCCCTAGTTTCTAGGGCGTAGATTTTTCACTTTTAACGCTTATATTTTCTGGCTTTGATCAATTATTTTCATCGTTAGTTAATATGCATTTTTAACAATTTAGGAGCAGTTAATGGCTACTATTAACCAGCTCGTGCGCAAGCCTCGTGTAAAGCCAGTTGTAAAAAGCAACGTTGCCGCTTTAGAAGCTTGTCCACAGCGCCGTGGTGTATGTACTCGTGTTTACACGACTACACCTAAAAAACCAAACTCAGCTTTACGTAAAGTTTGTCGTGTTCGCTTAACTAATGGTCATGAAGTTTCTTCATACATTGGTGGTGAAGGCCATAACTTACAAGAGCATAGTGTTGTACTTATTCGTGGTGGTCGTGTTAAAGATTTACCAGGTGTTCGTTACCACACAGTACGTGGCGCACTTGACTGTGCTGGCGTAAATGATCGTAAGCAAGGTCGTTCTAAGTACGGTACTAAGCGTCCTAAGTCATAATCGGTTCTTTGATCCGAGTAAGGCCAAACAAGAATTTTAGTTTTGGGTAATCCCTGAAATATTGGAGAATTGAGATGCCAAGAAGAAGAGTCGTAGGACAACGTAAAATCCTACCAGATCCAAAGTTCAAATCAGAACTTTTAGCAAAATTCATTAATGTCGTTATGTTAGACGGCAAAAAATCTGTTGCAGAGAAAATCGTTTACGGTGCACTTGATATTGCAGCAGAAAAAGCTACTAAAGAACATTTAGATGTTTTCGAAGGTGCTTTAGATAACGTTCGCCCAAGCGTAGAGGTTAAATCTCGTCGTGTTGGTGGTTCTACTTATCAGGTTCCTGTAGAAGTACGTCCTGTTCGTCGTAATACTTTAGGTATGCGTTGGTTAGTAGATGCAGCTCGTAAGCGTGGTGAAAAATCTATGGCTCAGCGTCTAGCCGCCGAAATCATTGACGCAGCGGAAAACAAAGGCTCAGCAGTTAAGAAACGTGAAGACGTTCATAAAATGGCTGAAGCTAACAAAGCTTTCGCACATTACCGTTGGTAATATCCTTAGGGCTGCTGCTCAGCAGCCCTTTCCGTTTTTTCACTTTTCTTTTAATTTTGTACGACTACACTTAACGGTTAAATAAAAAGTTGTTAAGACAGTTTTTTATTTAAACGTTAATAAAAATGAGGACGTCACTTTGGCTCGTAAAACTCCCATAGATCGTTACCGCAATATAGGTATTTGTGCCCATGTTGACGCCGGTAAAACGACGACGACCGAACGTGTATTATTTTATACTGGTTTATCTCATAAAATCGGTGAGGTTCATGATGGCGCGGCCACTATGGACTGGATGGAACAAGAACAAGAGCGTGGTATTACCATTACGTCTGCAGCTACCACTTGCTTTTGGCGTGGTATGGACGCGCAATTTGACGAGCATCGCGTTAATATAATCGACACCCCTGGGCACGTTGACTTCACCATTGAAGTAGAGCGCTCATTACGTGTTTTGGATGGTGCTGTGCTGGTTTTGTGTGGCTCGTCTGGTGTGCAACCGCAAACAGAAACCGTATGGCGTCAAATGGAAAAATACCGTGTACCACGCATGGTTTTTGTCAATAAAATGGATAGAGCCGGTGCCGACTATATACGTGTAATCGAGCAAATGCGTGACCGTTTAAAAGCGAATCCTGTTCCTATTCAAATAGCGATTGGCGCTGAAGAAGAATTTAAAGGTGTTGTCGATCTCGTTAAGATGAAAGCCATCAACTGGAACGAAGCGGATCAAGGTACTACATTTGAGTACGAAAATATTCCAGCAGATTTACAAGACCTAGCTGAAGAATGGCGTGAGCACTTGTTAGAAGCTGCGGCTGAAGCCAGCGAAGATTTAATGGAAAAATACCTTGAAGAAGGTGATATACCAGAAGAAGAATTAAAAGCAGCTATTCGTCAGTTAACGATTGATAACCAAATTATCCCATGTACCTGCGGTTCAGCGTTTAAAAACAAAGGTGTTCAAGCGGTACTAGATGCTGTCGTTGAGTATTTACCATCGCCAACCGAAGTTGAAGCGATTAAAGGTATTAACGAAGATGAAAGCGAAGGTGAGCGCCCATCTGATGATGACGCGCCGTTTGCAGCGTTGGCATTTAAAATTGCTACTGA
This genomic window from Saccharobesus litoralis contains:
- the rpsL gene encoding 30S ribosomal protein S12, with the translated sequence MATINQLVRKPRVKPVVKSNVAALEACPQRRGVCTRVYTTTPKKPNSALRKVCRVRLTNGHEVSSYIGGEGHNLQEHSVVLIRGGRVKDLPGVRYHTVRGALDCAGVNDRKQGRSKYGTKRPKS
- the rpsG gene encoding 30S ribosomal protein S7, whose product is MPRRRVVGQRKILPDPKFKSELLAKFINVVMLDGKKSVAEKIVYGALDIAAEKATKEHLDVFEGALDNVRPSVEVKSRRVGGSTYQVPVEVRPVRRNTLGMRWLVDAARKRGEKSMAQRLAAEIIDAAENKGSAVKKREDVHKMAEANKAFAHYRW